In Pseudosulfitobacter pseudonitzschiae, the sequence CCCGATGGTGGATTTGCCTGCACCGGATTCGCCGATCAGACCCAGAACTTCGCCTGCCTTCAGATCGAAATCGATGCCGTGGACGATTTCGATGTCATGTGGCTTTTCTCCCGGTGGATAGATCGTTGCGCCAATTTTCAGTCCGCGGACTTTAACCAAAAGATTGCTCATCCCCGGCCCCCTTTCAGTGAAGTGGTGCGGTTCAGGATCCAGTCCGCCACAAGGTTGACGCTGATTGCCAGCGTGGCAATCGCCACCGCAGGATAAAGTGCGGCCCCGATGCCATAGACGATACCATCCTTGTTTTCCTTCACGATGCCGCCCCAGTCTGCCTGTGGCGGTTGCACGCCCAGACCAAGGAACGACAGGGTGGATACGAACAGAACCGCAAAGATGAACCGCAGACCCATTTCCGCCACCAGCGGCGACAGGGCGTTGGGCAGAACCTCGCGGAAGATGATCCAGACCAGTTTTTCGCCGCGCAGGCGCGCCGCTTCGACGTAATCCATCACGGTGATGTCCACCGCGACAGCCCGCGCCAGCCGGTAGACGCGGGTGCTGTCCAGCAGGCCCATGACCACGATCAGCACCGGAATAGTCACCGGCATCACCGACAGAACCACCAGCGCAAAGATCAGCGACGGGATCGACATGATCAGATCGACAAAGCGCGACAGCACTTGGTCAGCCCATCCGCCCAGAACAGCAGCAGCAAAGCCCAGTACCGATCCGGTGATGAACGACAGCGCGGTGGCCATCGTGGCGACAAATATCGTGGTGCGCCCGCCATAGATCATCCGGCTGAGCAGATCACGCCCGATGGTGTCTGTGC encodes:
- a CDS encoding ABC transporter permease: MMRIPLSALIGLFFTATYFLMAIFAPWIAPYGMAEVVGGVWEPSSAEFLLGTDTIGRDLLSRMIYGGRTTIFVATMATALSFITGSVLGFAAAVLGGWADQVLSRFVDLIMSIPSLIFALVVLSVMPVTIPVLIVVMGLLDSTRVYRLARAVAVDITVMDYVEAARLRGEKLVWIIFREVLPNALSPLVAEMGLRFIFAVLFVSTLSFLGLGVQPPQADWGGIVKENKDGIVYGIGAALYPAVAIATLAISVNLVADWILNRTTSLKGGRG